A single Fundulus heteroclitus isolate FHET01 chromosome 4, MU-UCD_Fhet_4.1, whole genome shotgun sequence DNA region contains:
- the LOC105925652 gene encoding mucin-5AC, with protein MVPSLQTLNLNSANTSHLDRVCTTWGHFHFKSFDGHFFQLASTCNHVLVSHCKGSYESFIIQMRRGLVDNIPTISSISMKLDGSVVELSNSSVIFNGQMVSLPLVAFGVTIKRTTSSIFVEANLGIKAIWNLDDSLDIELDNKYQNQTCGLCGNFDGMSNDFMKDGAVLSVVDYAETYKVNGPTETCVEPDISPVLSCGDKLLCEEIFSRDPFSSCQNLLDVESFTKACVEDMCNSEESTDSILCKTISEFSRQCVHAGGSPQPWRNQTFCYKQCPFNMEFLECSSPCQDSCSNPQASQTCDRHCHDGCSCPAGMVFDDIGNTGCVTADQCPCLHGTQIYHSGESYSFSCKSCVCERGHWICTEENCSGTCSVEGGAHVTTFDGKVYTFHGDCSYVLAKQSDGSLYTVLVDLVKCGLTDSRTCLRAVTLALGSNAVVIKIQASGQVYVNNILSQLPLFTSELSAFQPSSFYVVISTKVGIQVMVQLSPVMQVFVSADVSLKGATSGLCGNFNNIMSDDFRVISGLVEGTAAAFGNTWKTRISCPDVVPRFGHPCSQDISREDYAQFWCSKLTDPLGVFAPCHSVVSPSSYKDNCMYDSCNCEKSEDCMCAAVSSYVYACSAAGVHIRAWRETVCGKFSESCPTEMVYEYNMTSCGRTCRSLSQADYSCQVDLAAVDGCGCAEGTYMNEDRQCVSSASCPCYDKDIFIPAGQAIIKDGITCVCRHGVLSCLGGSQIQTAKTCIAPEVYFDCSTAKPGTTGAECQRSCSTVDMPCISTGCASGCMCPDGLLSDGAGGCINEMSCPCVHNGQIYQPGQTLTVDCNTCSCSGRNFTCTNNVCNAVCGIYGDGHYITFDDKRFDFSGECEYTLLQDYCSPGQGNGSFSIITENVPCGTTGTTCSKTIKIFLEDNEFHLKDDSFHVIKGNTKVLPASVQKMGIYLVVTVQSGLVVMWDQKTSLFISLSPQFQGQVCGLCGNYDGNSKNDFTTRSQETVTDVLEFGNSWKVSSSCSNAQLVSDPCASNRYRAAWSQKQCSIITSTTFQSCHAKVDPGPYYDSCVRDSCACDTGGDCECFCTAVAAYAKACNSAGACIRWRSPKLCPIFCDYYNSPGGCEWHYKPCGADCMKTCRNPSGNCSKLVSNLEGCYPQCPQTKPFFDDGTMKCVAWDQCGCYDDRGTHYSVGEQVPSSNCYTCSCTLSGIICTYSVNFCTCTINGKIYNYGATIYNTSDGLGNCMTAECAANGTVSRKISQCISTTTAGPSTSPFTFSTALTPTTDFHVDHHIQYKGNNK; from the exons ATGGTCCCTTCTCTACAAACACTGAATCTGAATTCAG CTAACACATCTCACCTGGACCGAGTCTGCACAACCTGGGGCCACTTTCACTTCAAGAGCTTTGATGGCCATTTCTTCCAGCTGGCCTCCACCTGTAACCATGTGCTGGTCTCACACTGTAAGGGAAGCTATGAGAGCTTCATCATCCAGATGAGGCGTGGCCTGGTCGACAACATCCCCACCATCAGCAGCATCTCCATGAAGCTGGATGGTTCGGTGGTGGAGCTCTCTAACAGCTCGGTGATATTCAACGGCCAGAT GGTGTCTCTGCCACTCGTTGCATTTGGAGTGACCATCAAAAGGACCACCTCAAGCATCTTTGTTGAAGCTAACCTTGGGATTAAGGCTATTTGGAACCTGGATGACTCCTTAGAT ATCGAACTGGACAACAAATATCAGAACCAGACATGCGGACTGTGTGGCAACTTTGATGGGATGTCTAATGATTTTATGAAAGATG GGGCTGTCTTGTCTGTGGTTGACTACGCTGAGACCTACAAGGTGAACGGGCCCACAGAGACCTGTGTGGAGCCTGACATCAGCCCTGTCCTGAGCTGTGGGGATAAG CTGCTCTGTGAGGAGATCTTCTCCAGGGATCCATTCAGCAGCTGCCAGAACCTTCTCGATGTTGAATCATTTACTAAAGCATGTGTGGAAGACATGTGCAACTCAGAAGAAAGCACAGACTCCATCCTCTGCAAAACCATCTCAGAGTTCTCCAGACAATGTGTCCATGCAGGAGGAAGCCCCCAGCCGTGGAGGAATCAAACCTTTTGCT ACAAGCAATGTCCGTTCAACATGGAGTTTCTGGAATGTAGCAGCCCGTGCCAGGACTCCTGCTCCAACCCACAGGCCAGCCAGACCTGCGACCGTCACTGCCACGATGGCTGCAGCTGTCCTGCGG GAATGGTGTTTGATGACATTGGTAACACCGGATGCGTCACAGCTGATCAGTGCCCATGTCTTCACGGAACCCAGATCTATCATTCAGGAGAGTCCTACTCGTTCAGCTGTAAATCCTG TGTTTGTGAGCGGGGCCACTGGATATGCACGGAGGAAAACTGCTCAGGGACCTGTTCAGTGGAGGGAGGAGCTCACGTCACTACCTTCGATGGAAAAGTCTACACCTTCCATGGAGATTGCTCCTATGTTCTGGCTAAA CAGAGTGATGGCTCTTTGTACACCGTGTTGGTGGACCTGGTCAAATGTGGCCTGACGGACAGCAGGACTTGTCTCAGAGCGGTCACGCTGGCCCTGGGCAGCAATGCCGTG GTCATCAAAATTCAAGCATCTGGTCAAGTCTACGTCAACAACATTCTTTCTCAGCTTCCATTGTTTACAT CTGAGCTGAGCGCCTTTCAGCCGTCCTCCTTCTATGTCGTAATCAGCACCAAAGTGGGCATCCAAGTGATGGTCCAGCTCTCCCCTGTGATGCAAGTGTTCGTTTCTGCTGACGTGTCTCTCAAAGGAGCCACCTCAG GATTGTGTGGCAACTTCAACAACATAATGAGTGACGACTTCCGGGTGATCAGTGGCCTTGTGGAGGGAactgctgcagcatttggcaaCACCTGGAAAACTAGAATCAGCTGTCCTGACGTTGTGCCACGCTTTGGACATCCCTGCAGCCAGGACATCAGCAGAG AGGACTATGCACAGTTCTGGTGTTCCAAACTGACAGATCCCCTGGGAGTGTTTGCTCCTTGCCACTCTGTCGTCAGCCCCAGCTCATACAAAGAT AACTGCATGTATGACAGCTGCAACTGTGAAAAAAGTGAGGACTGTATGTGCGCTGCCGTCTCCTCGTACGTCTACGCCTGCTCAGCAGCAGGAGTCCACATCAGGGCCTGGAGGGAAACCGTCTGCG GAAAGTTTAGCGAATCATGCCCGACAGAGATGGTTTATGAGTACAACATGACATCTTGTGGCCGTACGTGCCGCTCCCTCAGCCAGGCCGATTACTCCTGCCAGGTAGACCTAGCCGCTGTGGATGGCTGCGGCTGTGCTGAGGGAACCTACATGAACGAAGATAGACAGTGTGTGTCCAGTGCAAGCTGCCCCTGCTATGACAAGGACATCTTTATTCCTGCTGGACAGGCTATCATCAAAGACGGAATAACATG TGTCTGCAGACATGGAGTCCTCAGCTGCCTGGGAGGATCCCAAATACAAA CCGCCAAAACCTGCATTGCCCCCGAGGTTTATTTCGATTGCTCCACGGCGAAGCCCGGGACAACTGGGGCTGAGTgccagaggagctgcagcacgGTGGACATGCCTTGT ATCAGTACAGGTTGTGCATCCGGCTGCATGTGCCCAGACGGCCTGCTATCAGACGGAGCAGGTGGCTGCATCAATGAGATGAGCTGTCCGTGTGTTCACAACGGGCAGATCTACCAGCCGGGACAGACTCTGACAGTGGACTGCAACACCTG TTCTTGCAGTGGAAGAAACTTCACTTGTACCAACAACGTGTGCAATGCAGTTTGTGGGATCTATGGAGACGGTCATTACATTACATTTGATGACAAAAGGTTTGACTTCAGTGGAGAATGCGAATACACCCTCCTGCAG GATTATTGCAGCCCTGGTCAGGGGAATGGGAGCTTCAGTATTATCACTGAGAATGTTCCATGtggaaccacaggaaccacCTGTTCCAAGACCATCAAGATCTTTCTGGAG GATAATGAATTCCATCTTAAAGATGACAGTTTCCACGTGATAAAAGGCAACACCAAGGTGCTCCCTGCTTCAGTACAAAAAATGGGTATTTACCTGGTGGTGACTGTCCAGTCAGGGCTTGTAGTCATGTGGGACCAGAAGACCAGCCTTTTCATTTCCCTCAGCCCACAGTTCCAG GGTCAAGTCTGTGGTCTCTGTGGGAACTACGATGGCAACAGTAAAAATGATTTCACCACACGTTCTCAAGAGACAGTGACAGATGTTTTAGAGTTTGGGAACAGCTGGAAAGTGTCATCTAGCTGCTCCAATGCCCAGCTTGTCAGTGATCCATGTGCCTCCAACCGCTACCGGGCAGCTTGGTCTCAGAAGCAGTGCAGCATCATAACCAGTACCACCTTCCAGAGCTGCCATGCAAAG GTTGATCCTGGTCCATACTATGATTCTTGCGTGAGAGACTCTTGCGCTTGTGACACTGGCGGTGACTGTGAGTGTTTTTGCACTGCCGTGGCCGCCTATGCCAAAGCTTGCAACTCGGCTGGGGCCTGCATCAGGTGGAGATCTCCAAAACTGTGCC CTATTTTCTGTGACTACTATAACTCACCCGGTGGCTGTGAATGGCATTACAAGCCCTGTGGAGCTGACTGTATGAAGACATGTAGAAATCCATCAGGAAACTGTTCCAAGCTCGTCAGCAATCTGGAAG GGTGCTATCCACAGTGCCCTCAGACCAAGCCATTTTTTGATGATGGCACAATGAAATGTGTTGCATGGGACCAGTGTGGATGCTATGATGACAGAGGCACCCATTACAGCGTTGGAGAGCAGGTTCCATCCAGCAACTGTTACACTTG CTCCTGTACATTATCTGGGATAATATGTACCTACAGTGTTAATT TCTGTACCTGCACAATAAATGGAAAAATTTACAACTATGGTGCCACCATCTACAACACTTCGGATGGTCTGGGAAACTGCATGACAGCTGAGTGTGCAGCCAATGGGACAGTATCAAGAAAAATCTCCCAATGCATTAGTACCACAACTGCTGGGCCTTCCACATCTCCATTTACATTTAGCACAGCTCTGACACCTACAACAG ACTTCCACGTTGATCATCACATCCAGTACAAAGGGAACAACAAGTAA
- the LOC118562841 gene encoding mucin-5AC-like, producing MLGNKTTEGPIITSKTHTTEIVETIVSETTTKNSEGTTISSKPSLSTTTTPGPFSISQRATTKFVETTGSETTTVNIGSTKPPKVVTTGPVTGSITEVVETTTAVPEVMTTSQEAVVTSKPSIVTKTTTTPARTTGGFTTNASGTTTSEGQETTVSTRKPVEATTVQLTSSTTAVLETTTSVPGATTKSSEGTTISSKPSLSTTTTPGPFSISQRATTKFVETTGSETTTVNIGSTKPPKVVTTGPVTGSITEVVETTTAVPEVMTTSQEAVVTSKPSIVTKTTTTPARTTGGFTTNASGTTTSEGQETTVSTRKPVEATTGQLTSSTTAVLETTTPLPGATTQSSEGTTISSKPSLSTTTTPGPFSISQRATTKFVETTGSETTTVNIGSTKPPKVVTTGPVTGSITEVVETTTAVPEVMTTSQEAVVTSKPSIVTKTTTTPARTTGGFTTNASGTTTSEGQETTVSTRKPVEATTGQLTSSTTAVLETTTSVPGATTKSSEGTTISSKPSLSTTTTPGPFSISQRATTKFVETTGSETTTVNIGSTKPPKVVTTGPVTGSITEVVETTTAVPEVMTTSQEAVVTSKPSIVTKTTTTPARTTGGFTTNASGTTTSEGQETTVSTRKPVEATTVQLTSSTTAVLETTTPLPGATTKSSEGTTISSKPSLSTTTTPGPFSISQRATTKFVETTGSETTTVNIGSTKPPKVVTTGPVTGSITEVVETTTAVPEVMTTSQEAVVTSKPSIVTKTTTTPARTTGGFTTNASGTTTSEGQETTVSTRKPVEATTVQLTSSTTAVLETTTPLPGATTKSSEGTTISSKPSLSTTTTPGPFSISQRATTKFVETTGSETTTVNIGSTKPPKVVTTGPVTGSITEVVETTTAVPEVMTTSQEAVVTSKPSIVTKTTTTPARTTGGFTTNASGTTTSEGQETTVSTRKPVEATTGQLTSSTTAVLETTTSVPGATTKSSEGTTISSKPSLSTTTTPGPFSISQRATTKFVETTGSETTTVNIRLNKTSKSCHNRPGDWLHYRSC from the coding sequence ATGTTAGGAAACAAAACTACAGAAGGCCCAATCATAACTTCTAAGACACATACAACTGAAATTGTAGAAACCATTGTCTCAGAAACAACTACAAAAAACAGCGAAGGAACAACTATATCATCAAAGCCCTCCCTTTCTACAACAACTACACCAGGCCCTTTCAGCATCTCCCAGAGAGCTACAACAAAGTTTGTTGAAACAACTGGCTCAGAAACAACAACTGTAAACATTGGCTCAACAAAACCTCCAAAAGTTGTCACAACAGGCCCGGTGACTGGCTCCATTACAGAAGTTGTTGAAACTACAACTGCAGTACCTGAAGTCATGACAACAAGTCAGGAAGCAGTTGTAACATCTAAGCCATCCATTGTtaccaaaaccacaacaacacCAGCCAGAACCACTGGAGGATTTACAACAAACGCTTCTGGAACTACAACATCCGAAGGTCAAGAAACAACTGTAAGTACAAGAAAGCCTGTTGAAGCAACCACTGTTCAACTAACATCCTCCACCACAGCAGTTCTTGAAACCACAACTTCAGTGCCAGGGGCAACTACAAAAAGCAGCGAAGGAACAACTATATCATCAAAGCCCTCCCTTTCTACAACAACTACACCAGGCCCTTTCAGCATCTCCCAGAGAGCTACAACAAAGTTTGTTGAAACAACTGGCTCAGAAACAACAACTGTAAACATTGGCTCAACAAAACCTCCAAAAGTTGTCACAACAGGCCCGGTGACTGGCTCCATTACAGAAGTTGTTGAAACTACAACTGCAGTACCTGAAGTCATGACAACAAGTCAGGAAGCAGTTGTAACATCTAAGCCATCCATTGTtaccaaaaccacaacaacacCAGCCAGAACCACTGGAGGATTTACAACAAACGCTTCTGGAACTACAACATCCGAAGGTCAAGAAACAACTGTAAGTACAAGAAAGCCTGTTGAAGCAACCACTGGTCAACTAACATCCTCCACCACAGCAGTTCTTGAAACCACAACTCCACTGCCAGGGGCGACTACACAAAGCAGTGAAGGAACAACTATATCATCAAAGCCCTCCCTTTCTACAACAACTACACCAGGCCCTTTCAGCATCTCCCAGAGAGCTACAACAAAGTTTGTTGAAACAACTGGCTCAGAAACAACAACTGTAAACATCGGCTCAACAAAACCTCCAAAAGTTGTCACAACAGGCCCGGTGACTGGCTCCATTACAGAAGTTGTTGAAACTACAACTGCAGTACCTGAAGTCATGACAACAAGTCAGGAAGCAGTTGTAACATCTAAGCCATCCATTGTtaccaaaaccacaacaacacCAGCCAGAACCACTGGAGGATTTACAACAAACGCTTCTGGAACTACAACATCCGAAGGTCAAGAAACAACTGTAAGTACAAGAAAGCCCGTTGAAGCAACCACTGGTCAACTAACATCCTCCACCACAGCAGTTCTTGAAACCACAACTTCAGTGCCAGGGGCAACTACAAAAAGCAGTGAAGGAACAACTATATCATCAAAGCCCTCCCTTTCTACAACAACTACACCAGGCCCTTTCAGCATCTCCCAGAGAGCTACAACAAAGTTTGTTGAAACAACTGGCTCAGAAACAACAACTGTAAACATCGGCTCAACAAAACCTCCAAAAGTTGTCACAACAGGCCCGGTGACTGGCTCCATTACAGAAGTTGTTGAAACTACAACTGCAGTACCTGAAGTCATGACAACAAGTCAGGAAGCAGTTGTAACATCTAAGCCATCCATTGTtaccaaaaccacaacaacacCAGCCAGAACCACTGGAGGATTTACAACAAACGCTTCTGGAACTACAACATCCGAAGGTCAAGAAACAACTGTAAGTACAAGAAAGCCCGTTGAAGCAACCACTGTTCAACTAACATCCTCCACCACAGCAGTTCTTGAAACCACAACTCCACTGCCAGGGGCAACTACAAAAAGCAGTGAAGGAACAACTATATCATCAAAGCCCTCCCTTTCTACAACAACTACACCAGGCCCTTTCAGCATCTCCCAGAGAGCTACAACAAAGTTTGTTGAAACAACTGGCTCAGAAACAACAACTGTAAACATTGGCTCAACAAAACCTCCAAAAGTTGTCACAACAGGCCCGGTGACTGGCTCCATTACAGAAGTTGTTGAAACTACAACTGCAGTACCTGAAGTCATGACAACAAGTCAGGAAGCAGTTGTAACATCTAAGCCATCCATTGTtaccaaaaccacaacaacacCAGCCAGAACCACTGGAGGATTTACAACAAACGCTTCTGGAACTACAACATCCGAAGGTCAAGAAACAACTGTAAGTACAAGAAAGCCCGTTGAAGCAACCACTGTTCAACTAACATCCTCCACCACAGCAGTTCTTGAAACCACAACTCCACTGCCAGGGGCAACTACAAAAAGCAGTGAAGGAACAACTATATCATCAAAGCCCTCCCTTTCTACAACAACTACACCAGGCCCTTTCAGCATCTCCCAGAGAGCTACAACAAAGTTTGTTGAAACAACTGGCTCAGAAACAACAACTGTAAACATTGGCTCAACAAAACCTCCAAAAGTTGTCACAACAGGCCCGGTGACTGGCTCCATTACAGAAGTTGTTGAAACTACAACTGCAGTACCTGAAGTCATGACAACAAGTCAGGAAGCAGTTGTAACATCTAAGCCATCCATTGTtaccaaaaccacaacaacacCAGCCAGAACCACTGGAGGATTTACAACAAACGCTTCTGGAACTACAACATCCGAAGGTCAAGAAACAACTGTAAGTACAAGAAAGCCTGTTGAAGCAACCACTGGTCAACTAACATCCTCCACCACAGCAGTTCTTGAAACCACAACTTCAGTGCCAGGGGCAACTACAAAAAGCAGCGAAGGAACAACTATATCATCAAAGCCCTCCCTTTCTACAACAACTACACCAGGCCCTTTCAGCATCTCCCAGAGAGCTACAACAAAGTTTGTTGAAACAACTGGCTCAGAAACAACAACTGTAAACATTCGGCTCAACAAAACCTCCAAAAGTTGTCACAACAGGCCCGGTGACTGGCTCCATTACAGAAGTTGTTGA